The region CCAGTTTCGGCAAAACCAACTCCACATTTTTCTCTTCAAAATGCTTCATCGCACTGTCGTGATTAATTGTAATTGGAGGAAAAGTATCGAAATGACATCCTATTACTTTCGGAGATTTCAATAATTCACCTGCAGCAAAAGCAGCTTTTCTTGGACACATTGTATAGTGACTTCCTACCGGAAGAATAGATAAATCTATTTTACCAAAAAGTCTCGGGAACAACTCCATATCAGCCATTACTCCTGTATCACCTGCTAAGTACATATTTCTTCCTTCAGGAAGTCTGAAGATATAACCTACAGGTACACCACCATAAGTACCATCCGGGAAAGAACTTGTATGATGAGCTGGCACCATAGAAATCTTGAGATCTTCAACTTTTGCAGATCCTCCCAGGTTAATATCACATGTATTTTTTGCATTTTTAAAATAACCGCATACTTCCGGCACTCCGATAATAGTTGCTTCAGGATAGTGAGCTAATACCTCTTCTACATCCGCAATATGATCACCATGTGCATGCGTCAACAAAATATAGTCAATTTTGTGCGCTTTAATATCAAATCCGGACTGTTCTTTCTGGTAATTGTAGAAAGGATCCGAAAGGATGTTTTTTCCTCTGTAAGTGAACAAAAAGCAGTTTTGTCCTAAAAAAGTGAATTTCATAATACTTTATATTATTTTTGACATTACCGGAAGAAATCTTCCTTCTATTTTAGTAGGTTTATTTTCTACTGTTTTAAAACCAAATTTTTGATAAAATTCTTCAGCATACGGATCTGCATCCAATACAATTTTATCAGCAAGTAGTTTTACCTGGCTAAAAAAATGATTTATTAATAATTTTCCATAACCATATCCAATATATTCAGGCTTTATAAATAGAAAATC is a window of Elizabethkingia anophelis R26 DNA encoding:
- a CDS encoding metal-dependent hydrolase gives rise to the protein MKFTFLGQNCFLFTYRGKNILSDPFYNYQKEQSGFDIKAHKIDYILLTHAHGDHIADVEEVLAHYPEATIIGVPEVCGYFKNAKNTCDINLGGSAKVEDLKISMVPAHHTSSFPDGTYGGVPVGYIFRLPEGRNMYLAGDTGVMADMELFPRLFGKIDLSILPVGSHYTMCPRKAAFAAGELLKSPKVIGCHFDTFPPITINHDSAMKHFEEKNVELVLPKLGEEFEF